A stretch of the Butyricicoccus intestinisimiae genome encodes the following:
- the cbiD gene encoding cobalt-precorrin-5B (C(1))-methyltransferase CbiD has protein sequence MKQYIVKNQKKLALGYTTGSCAAGAAKAAAQALLSGQPVRQMQLMTPKGIALTLDIEHMTRTPEQVRCAVRKDAGDDPDITHGILIYAEVQKIPAGVVIDGGEGVGRVTKSGLAQPVGTAAINPGPREQITRAVQDIAHKYGYTGGFSVIISIPEGKELGARTFNPKLGIVGGLSVLGTSGIVEPMSEQALIDTIHIDMDSRYADGQRELLLCPGNYGEDFARDTLGLDIARGVKCSNFIGEALDYAVYRGFSNILLVGHAGKLIKLAAGVFQTHSAYADARQEIFAAHAALCGASAETVRTLMEAVTVDACLDILRRAGLDKPVLQSISQKIQSHLVHRVCGKTGRQIGIEYVIFTNPYGILMQSDGAQACIAARREKERQI, from the coding sequence ATGAAACAGTATATTGTAAAAAATCAAAAAAAACTGGCGCTCGGCTACACGACGGGCAGCTGTGCCGCGGGCGCAGCCAAGGCGGCGGCGCAAGCCCTGCTCAGCGGTCAGCCGGTGCGGCAAATGCAGCTCATGACCCCGAAGGGCATCGCGCTGACGCTGGACATCGAGCACATGACGCGCACACCGGAACAGGTGCGCTGCGCGGTGCGCAAGGATGCCGGAGATGATCCGGACATCACGCACGGCATTTTGATTTACGCAGAGGTGCAAAAGATACCGGCGGGCGTTGTGATTGACGGCGGCGAGGGCGTCGGACGGGTCACAAAGTCCGGCTTGGCGCAGCCGGTCGGCACGGCGGCGATCAATCCCGGCCCGCGCGAGCAAATCACGCGCGCGGTGCAGGATATTGCGCACAAATACGGCTATACCGGCGGCTTTTCGGTTATCATTTCGATTCCGGAGGGAAAAGAATTGGGCGCACGGACGTTCAACCCCAAGCTCGGCATTGTCGGCGGGCTGTCCGTGCTGGGCACGAGCGGCATCGTCGAGCCGATGAGCGAACAGGCGCTGATCGACACGATTCACATTGACATGGACAGCCGCTATGCGGACGGGCAGCGCGAGCTGCTGCTGTGCCCCGGCAATTACGGCGAGGATTTCGCCCGCGACACGCTGGGACTGGACATTGCGCGCGGCGTCAAGTGCTCGAATTTCATCGGGGAAGCGCTGGATTACGCGGTGTATCGCGGCTTTTCCAACATTCTGCTGGTCGGACACGCGGGCAAGCTGATTAAGCTCGCGGCGGGCGTCTTTCAGACGCATTCCGCCTATGCGGATGCCAGACAGGAGATTTTTGCCGCCCATGCGGCGCTGTGCGGCGCGTCCGCCGAGACGGTGCGGACGCTGATGGAGGCGGTGACCGTCGATGCCTGTCTGGATATCCTGCGGCGGGCAGGGCTGGACAAGCCGGTGCTGCAGTCCATTTCACAAAAAATCCAATCGCATCTCGTGCACCGCGTGTGCGGCAAGACCGGCAGGCAAATCGGCATCGAGTATGTGATTTTTACCAATCCATACGGCATTTTGATGCAGTCAGACGGCGCGCAGGCGTGCATTGCCGCGCGCAGAGAAAAGGAGAGACAAATATGA
- the hemA gene encoding glutamyl-tRNA reductase, which yields MSICMAGIDWKSANMDKREAFSFTGSQVEHLCRTIAQASGAAGCVLLSTCNRTELYLSGAGDLQPDALLCQAAQAEGAQTLFTVRRGRDAARHLMRVSCGLCSQILGEDQIVSQVKRAYAMAHEAHTTDAVLSQLFRLAATAGKKSRTQVRLSAAPLSVAGQAVALIEQKLGSLRGTRALVIGNGEMGRLASSLLAARGCQVTVTLRSYRHGQTIVPAGCRTIAYDERMSLVPQCDILLSATTSPHYTVTKSDLEGMEQIPYVVCDLSMPRDIDPDIRGLAGVSTFFDMDSMGGRDAHVNIEDRQQVEDIIAEQMQELERWDSYRRALPRMEELRALLSQRIAEDYALEQLTAGEQAETAEKMQAAARLAADKAAQWMLAGMQNQLDERALEACREAILRKAPQLRDRSMI from the coding sequence TTGAGTATCTGCATGGCAGGAATTGACTGGAAAAGCGCCAATATGGACAAGCGCGAGGCATTTTCCTTTACCGGCAGTCAGGTCGAGCACCTGTGCCGAACCATCGCGCAGGCATCCGGCGCGGCGGGCTGCGTGCTGCTGTCCACCTGCAACCGGACAGAGCTGTATTTGAGCGGCGCGGGCGATTTGCAGCCGGATGCGCTGCTGTGTCAGGCGGCGCAGGCGGAGGGCGCGCAGACGCTGTTTACCGTGCGCCGCGGACGCGATGCCGCGCGGCATCTCATGCGGGTTTCGTGCGGTCTGTGCTCGCAGATTTTGGGCGAGGATCAGATTGTCTCGCAGGTCAAGCGCGCGTATGCGATGGCGCATGAGGCACACACCACGGACGCCGTGCTCAGCCAGCTGTTTCGTCTGGCGGCGACGGCGGGCAAAAAGAGCCGCACACAGGTGCGCCTGTCAGCGGCGCCGCTGTCGGTTGCCGGACAGGCGGTTGCGCTCATAGAACAAAAGCTGGGCAGTCTGCGCGGAACACGTGCTCTGGTCATTGGCAATGGCGAGATGGGACGGCTGGCGTCGTCGCTGCTCGCGGCGCGGGGATGTCAGGTGACAGTGACCCTGCGCTCATATCGGCACGGGCAGACCATCGTGCCGGCGGGCTGCCGCACCATTGCATATGACGAACGCATGTCGCTGGTGCCGCAGTGTGATATTTTGCTCAGTGCGACGACCAGCCCGCATTACACCGTGACCAAGAGCGATTTGGAGGGCATGGAGCAGATTCCCTATGTGGTCTGTGATTTGTCCATGCCGCGCGACATTGATCCGGACATTCGCGGGCTGGCCGGCGTCAGTACCTTTTTTGATATGGACAGCATGGGCGGGCGCGATGCGCACGTCAATATAGAGGACAGACAGCAGGTGGAGGACATCATCGCGGAGCAGATGCAGGAGCTGGAGCGGTGGGACAGCTACCGCCGCGCCCTGCCGCGCATGGAAGAGCTGCGGGCGCTGCTCTCCCAGCGCATCGCGGAGGACTACGCCCTCGAACAGCTGACGGCGGGCGAACAGGCGGAAACCGCGGAAAAAATGCAGGCTGCGGCGCGTCTGGCGGCGGACAAAGCCGCGCAGTGGATGCTCGCCGGTATGCAGAACCAGCTGGATGAGCGGGCACTGGAAGCCTGTCGAGAGGCAATTTTGCGCAAAGCACCGCAGCTGCGGGATAGGAGCATGATATGA
- a CDS encoding cobalt-precorrin 5A hydrolase codes for MNIRIISFTDRGRSVSQTLAAALSAHTVQQYAKADGFLPYASVRTFAEESMAQADAVVFVGAAGIAVRAIAPFVRSKDTDPAVLVIDENGNFVISLLSGHIGGANAWTRRLADIVHAIPVITTATDGRGVFAADSWAVQHGCAVKDIREIQYISGALLRGELVGLHSDFPIAGALPDGVQPDTSHDCGMLISVREPERPPFAHTLHVVPRVVHVGVGCKKQTDPCALRTWTEGVLRALRIVPQAVASVSSIDLKREEPAVLALAQAWRVPMHFYSAQQLEQVTGDFPRSDFVRRITGTDNVCQRAAAKASENGSCLLAKTAKDGMTVSIYAKEWRAEF; via the coding sequence GTGAACATCCGCATCATCTCGTTTACCGACCGCGGGCGCAGCGTCAGCCAAACGCTCGCGGCGGCGCTGTCTGCGCACACGGTGCAGCAGTATGCGAAGGCGGACGGCTTTTTGCCGTATGCGTCTGTGCGCACCTTTGCCGAAGAAAGCATGGCGCAGGCGGATGCGGTGGTGTTTGTCGGCGCGGCGGGCATCGCCGTGCGGGCGATTGCACCGTTCGTGCGCAGCAAGGATACCGACCCTGCTGTACTTGTGATAGATGAGAATGGAAACTTTGTCATTTCGCTGCTGTCCGGTCACATCGGCGGCGCGAATGCGTGGACTCGGCGTCTGGCGGACATTGTGCACGCGATTCCGGTCATCACAACGGCGACGGACGGGCGCGGCGTGTTCGCGGCGGACAGCTGGGCGGTGCAGCACGGCTGCGCCGTAAAAGACATTCGGGAGATTCAATATATATCCGGTGCGCTGCTGCGCGGAGAACTGGTAGGACTGCACAGCGATTTTCCAATTGCCGGCGCACTGCCCGACGGGGTGCAGCCGGACACATCACACGACTGCGGCATGCTGATTTCCGTGCGCGAGCCGGAACGGCCTCCGTTTGCGCACACGCTGCACGTGGTGCCGCGCGTGGTGCATGTCGGCGTGGGCTGTAAGAAACAAACCGATCCGTGCGCCCTGCGCACATGGACGGAGGGCGTTTTGCGTGCACTGCGCATTGTGCCGCAGGCAGTCGCCTCGGTCTCCTCGATTGATTTAAAGAGAGAAGAACCGGCGGTGCTTGCGCTGGCGCAGGCGTGGCGCGTTCCCATGCACTTTTACAGTGCGCAGCAGCTGGAGCAGGTGACGGGTGACTTCCCGCGGTCGGACTTTGTGCGCCGCATCACGGGCACAGACAACGTCTGTCAGCGCGCGGCGGCAAAGGCATCGGAAAACGGCAGCTGTCTGCTCGCCAAGACGGCGAAGGATGGCATGACCGTTTCGATTTATGCAAAAGAGTGGAGGGCAGAGTTTTGA
- the cobM gene encoding precorrin-4 C(11)-methyltransferase has product MIQFVGAGPGAEDLITVRGAKLLEQADVVVYAGSLVNPAHLARTKQGCQIYDSASMTLEQVMDVMIPAAQAGKLVVRLHTGDPSIYGAIREQMDVLDAQGIAYDVCPGVSSFCGAAAALHAEYTLPDVSQTVILSRMAGRTPVPERESIRKLASHGSTMVLFLSSGMLGKLAEELIAGGYAPETPAAIVYKATWPDQRVFRTTIAGLEQTAKDNGISKTALITVGGFLGDTYERSKLYDPSFAHGCREASK; this is encoded by the coding sequence ATGATTCAGTTTGTGGGAGCAGGTCCCGGCGCGGAGGATTTGATTACCGTGCGCGGCGCAAAGCTGCTGGAGCAGGCGGATGTCGTTGTATATGCGGGCTCGCTGGTCAATCCGGCGCATTTGGCGCGCACCAAGCAGGGCTGTCAGATTTACGACAGCGCATCTATGACGCTGGAGCAGGTCATGGACGTCATGATTCCGGCGGCGCAGGCGGGAAAGCTGGTGGTGCGCCTGCACACGGGTGACCCGTCCATTTACGGCGCGATTCGCGAGCAGATGGATGTGCTGGACGCGCAGGGCATCGCATACGATGTTTGTCCGGGCGTCTCCTCGTTCTGCGGCGCGGCGGCAGCCCTGCACGCGGAATACACGCTGCCTGACGTCAGCCAGACCGTCATTCTCAGCCGCATGGCGGGCAGAACACCGGTGCCGGAGCGCGAATCCATCCGCAAGCTGGCATCGCACGGCAGCACGATGGTGCTGTTTTTGTCCTCCGGCATGCTGGGCAAGCTGGCAGAGGAACTGATTGCGGGCGGCTATGCACCGGAGACACCGGCGGCGATTGTCTACAAGGCAACATGGCCGGATCAGCGCGTGTTCCGCACGACGATTGCGGGACTGGAGCAGACCGCCAAGGACAACGGCATTTCCAAGACCGCTCTGATTACAGTCGGCGGCTTTTTGGGCGATACCTATGAGCGCTCCAAGCTGTATGACCCGAGCTTTGCACACGGCTGCCGCGAGGCGAGCAAGTGA
- the cobJ gene encoding precorrin-3B C(17)-methyltransferase: MKLYVIGIGPGGADQMTPRARQAIEHSDIIAGYTTYIDLVRPLIGDKEILQTPMKKEIDRCKLARDAALTGKTVSMICSGDAGVYGMAGLMYEVCEQHPDMDIEVIPGITAACGGAAVLGAPLIHDFAVISLSDLLTPWEKIQKRLDFAAQADFCICLYNPSSHKRADYLQKACDILLKSKSTETPCGTVRNIGRDGECGEIYTLAQLRDTKVDMFTTVFIGNSQTRVINGKLVTPRGYENK; encoded by the coding sequence ATGAAACTGTATGTAATTGGAATCGGCCCGGGCGGCGCGGATCAGATGACCCCGCGCGCCCGTCAGGCAATCGAACACAGCGATATAATCGCGGGATACACGACGTATATTGACCTCGTGCGCCCGCTCATCGGGGACAAGGAAATTTTGCAGACACCGATGAAAAAGGAAATCGACCGCTGCAAGCTGGCGCGCGATGCCGCGCTGACCGGCAAGACCGTGTCCATGATTTGCTCCGGTGACGCCGGTGTGTACGGCATGGCGGGGCTCATGTATGAGGTGTGCGAGCAGCATCCGGATATGGACATTGAAGTGATTCCGGGCATCACCGCGGCGTGCGGCGGCGCAGCCGTGCTCGGCGCACCGCTCATTCACGATTTCGCGGTCATCAGCCTGAGCGATTTGCTAACGCCGTGGGAGAAAATTCAAAAGCGGCTGGATTTTGCGGCGCAGGCGGATTTTTGCATCTGTCTGTACAATCCGTCCAGCCATAAGCGCGCGGATTATCTGCAAAAGGCGTGCGATATTCTGCTCAAGAGCAAGTCTACGGAGACGCCGTGCGGCACAGTGCGCAACATCGGTCGTGACGGCGAGTGCGGCGAGATTTATACGCTGGCGCAGCTGCGTGATACCAAGGTTGACATGTTTACCACGGTGTTTATCGGAAACAGCCAGACCCGCGTGATAAACGGGAAACTCGTGACGCCGAGAGGATATGAGAACAAATGA
- the cobK gene encoding precorrin-6A reductase has protein sequence MRRVIFSGTSEGKMLCRQLSQAGLSAEVCVATEYGKEVMPELRGITVHTGRMTAPEMTEFLRGAQVVIDATHPYAVEVSKNIRAACAQVSCRYIRLLRPKTQAEGAVHVPSAAAAARYLSETEGAVLLTVGSKELACFTAVENYQERLWPRVLPAAKSLEICQQLGFPAAHLILMQGPFSEEMNVALIHASDAKWLVTKDTGEAGGLPAKLAAAKRCGCRVLLIDRPQEDGMTPDAVRDLLLGEKPPRFPLFVDLTDKTCVVVGCGAIGAHRAEVLLRYGARVIVVAPEGEAPAGAQHIRRAFEPQDIRGAFLVTAATDNHALNHEIYELCQREHIFISTADDRTACSFFFPAVRTGNGLSVGLVSDGSDHKKTARTAKKIEAILKEEQE, from the coding sequence ATGAGACGGGTGATTTTTTCCGGCACCAGTGAGGGCAAGATGCTGTGCCGGCAACTGTCGCAGGCGGGTCTGTCGGCAGAGGTCTGTGTCGCGACAGAATACGGAAAAGAGGTCATGCCGGAGCTGCGCGGCATCACGGTGCACACCGGACGCATGACCGCGCCAGAGATGACGGAATTTTTGCGCGGCGCGCAGGTTGTCATTGACGCGACGCACCCGTATGCGGTGGAAGTGAGCAAAAACATCCGCGCGGCGTGTGCACAGGTATCGTGCCGATACATTCGGCTGCTGCGCCCCAAGACGCAGGCGGAGGGCGCCGTACATGTGCCGTCCGCGGCGGCGGCGGCGCGGTATTTGTCTGAGACCGAGGGCGCCGTGCTGCTGACGGTCGGCAGCAAAGAGCTGGCGTGCTTTACGGCGGTGGAAAATTATCAGGAGCGCCTGTGGCCGCGCGTGCTGCCCGCGGCGAAATCACTGGAAATCTGCCAGCAGCTGGGCTTTCCGGCGGCGCATTTGATTTTGATGCAGGGGCCGTTTTCCGAGGAGATGAATGTCGCCCTGATTCATGCCAGTGATGCCAAATGGCTGGTGACCAAGGACACCGGAGAAGCGGGCGGTCTGCCGGCGAAGCTGGCGGCGGCGAAGCGATGCGGCTGCCGCGTGCTGCTCATCGACCGTCCGCAGGAGGACGGCATGACACCGGACGCCGTGCGCGATTTGCTGCTCGGCGAGAAGCCGCCGCGGTTTCCGCTGTTTGTCGATTTGACGGACAAGACCTGTGTTGTCGTGGGCTGCGGAGCAATCGGCGCGCACCGCGCCGAGGTTCTGCTGCGATACGGCGCGCGCGTCATCGTTGTCGCGCCGGAGGGCGAAGCACCGGCGGGCGCGCAGCACATCAGACGGGCGTTTGAGCCGCAGGACATTCGCGGGGCGTTTCTGGTCACTGCCGCGACCGACAATCACGCGCTCAATCATGAGATTTACGAGCTGTGTCAGCGGGAGCATATTTTTATCAGCACGGCGGACGACAGAACCGCCTGCTCGTTTTTCTTTCCCGCCGTGCGCACGGGAAACGGGTTGTCCGTCGGTCTTGTGTCTGACGGCAGCGACCACAAAAAGACCGCGCGCACCGCAAAAAAAATAGAAGCCATACTCAAGGAGGAACAGGAATGA
- the hemC gene encoding hydroxymethylbilane synthase → MSRIIRVGSRESKLAVIQSELVIEAIRACDPSIQIELVTMKTTGDKILDRTLDKVGGKGLFVKELDRALLAGEVDLTVHSMKDLPAQLHPDLPLAAVSGRETPYDVLVLPEGCTQWDQTKPVGCASARRTVQLHALYPHIDIKPVRGNIQTRLRKLDSGEYGALVLAQAGLHRLGLDDRIHRVFTPEELIPSACQGVLAVQTRKGFDTACLKGFHDADAWDCAMAERAFIRALDGGCSSPVAAFAQLTNADTMRLTGLYVSEDRKYSARETITCPREQAQARAAQLAQQMKGSKHG, encoded by the coding sequence ATGAGCCGAATCATTCGCGTGGGCAGTCGGGAATCCAAGCTCGCTGTCATACAAAGTGAACTGGTCATAGAGGCCATACGCGCCTGTGACCCCTCGATACAGATAGAACTGGTCACGATGAAGACCACAGGAGATAAAATTTTAGACCGGACGCTGGACAAGGTGGGCGGAAAGGGTCTGTTTGTCAAGGAGCTGGATCGCGCCCTGCTGGCGGGAGAGGTTGACCTCACTGTACATTCGATGAAGGATTTGCCGGCGCAGCTGCATCCGGATTTGCCGCTGGCGGCGGTATCCGGCCGCGAGACGCCGTATGACGTCTTGGTGCTGCCGGAGGGCTGCACGCAGTGGGATCAGACCAAGCCGGTGGGCTGTGCGTCCGCGCGGCGCACCGTGCAGCTGCATGCGCTGTATCCCCATATCGATATCAAGCCGGTGCGCGGCAACATTCAGACGCGCCTGCGCAAGCTGGACAGCGGCGAATACGGCGCGCTGGTGCTCGCACAGGCGGGGTTGCATCGGCTGGGACTGGATGACCGCATTCACCGCGTGTTCACACCGGAAGAATTGATTCCGTCCGCCTGTCAGGGCGTGCTCGCCGTGCAGACGAGAAAGGGCTTTGACACGGCATGTCTCAAAGGCTTCCACGATGCGGATGCTTGGGACTGCGCCATGGCGGAGCGCGCGTTTATCCGCGCACTGGACGGCGGCTGTTCGTCTCCGGTCGCTGCCTTCGCGCAGCTGACCAACGCGGACACCATGCGCCTGACGGGACTCTATGTGTCAGAGGACAGAAAGTATTCCGCGCGAGAGACCATCACCTGTCCGAGAGAGCAGGCGCAAGCACGTGCCGCACAGCTGGCACAACAGATGAAAGGAAGCAAGCATGGGTAA
- a CDS encoding 3D domain-containing protein: MSFLHRVKTFHHTVTRVHLKRRAVPLAALVLTTSMTFPVIAVGMDTYTVTDGTNTDTVVLHESNAETALRQSSFDAGEYNITSVVEDENGYTVSVKAKYDVTVAADGQTKTIHTGDARVSDILRQAGVEVGENDIVEPAQDTMLTEATTIKVTRVTTKTMTETKDIAYSTETRETSELEKGKSRVAQEGVNGKEEITLEYTYHDGVQVSIVQTGSRVLEQPVNKIVENGTKEPVVTTSSTSSSGAPSSSSRTITMEATAYSGGGTTASGMAAAVGRVAVDPRVIPLGTRLYIEGYGYAVAADTGGAIKGNRIDLYMNSESACNSFGRRSVTVHVLG; this comes from the coding sequence ATGAGTTTTCTTCATAGAGTAAAAACATTTCATCATACGGTAACCCGCGTACACCTGAAGCGCCGCGCAGTTCCGCTGGCAGCGCTGGTTCTGACCACCAGCATGACCTTTCCGGTTATCGCCGTTGGCATGGATACTTACACCGTAACCGATGGCACCAATACCGACACCGTTGTTCTGCACGAGAGCAATGCAGAGACCGCGCTGCGCCAGTCCTCGTTTGACGCAGGCGAGTACAACATCACGTCTGTTGTAGAGGACGAGAACGGCTACACCGTTTCCGTCAAGGCAAAGTACGATGTCACGGTGGCTGCGGACGGTCAGACCAAGACCATCCACACCGGCGACGCCCGCGTTTCCGACATCCTGCGTCAGGCTGGCGTAGAGGTTGGCGAGAACGACATTGTGGAGCCGGCACAGGACACCATGCTGACCGAGGCGACTACCATCAAGGTCACCCGCGTCACCACCAAGACCATGACCGAGACCAAGGACATCGCGTACTCGACCGAGACCCGTGAGACCAGCGAGCTGGAGAAGGGCAAGAGCCGCGTGGCACAGGAAGGCGTCAACGGCAAGGAAGAGATTACGCTGGAGTACACCTACCATGACGGCGTGCAGGTTTCCATCGTGCAGACCGGTTCCCGCGTTCTGGAGCAGCCGGTCAACAAGATTGTGGAGAACGGCACCAAGGAGCCAGTGGTAACCACATCTTCGACTTCTTCTTCCGGCGCACCGTCTAGCTCCTCCCGCACCATCACCATGGAAGCTACCGCATATTCCGGCGGCGGCACCACGGCGAGCGGCATGGCAGCAGCAGTTGGCCGCGTGGCAGTTGACCCGCGCGTCATCCCGCTGGGCACCCGCCTGTACATCGAGGGCTACGGCTACGCAGTCGCAGCGGATACCGGCGGAGCCATCAAGGGCAACCGCATCGACCTGTACATGAACAGCGAGTCCGCATGCAACAGCTTCGGCCGCCGCAGCGTTACCGTACACGTTCTGGGCTAA
- the cobA gene encoding uroporphyrinogen-III C-methyltransferase, producing the protein MGKVTLVGAGPGDPGLLTVKGRQAILDAEVVVYDRLVGPEILALMPANAEKIDVGKKSNCHPVPQWRINEILLEKAQEGKNVVRLKGGDCFLFGRGGEELELLEQHNIPFEVVPGVTSALSVPAYAGIPVTHRDFTSSVHIITGHAKQNGQLNLDFEALVRHRGTLVFLMSVSSTPMILSGLMQAGMAEDMPAAMIERGTLPTQRKLVATVGTLSRRMQEEHITSPAILVVGAVCALSDSFDWFSRTPLHGITVAVTRPKNRAGTLTDKLRALGAHVISYPCIETKTIWPNMPVVEALASIDQYSWLVLTSPTGVETLIQLLDAADMDMRNLAHMKLAVIGSATAKALKAHGLRADYIPAIYDSVHLAEGLVRLVGEGDRVLLLRAAQGSAELPMQLGEACIPFDDVPIYETLYYNENSADMAQALSAGEIDYVTFTSASTVRGFVSSLPEGTDVSGFRALCIGAMTEQAAKSAGMQTITATSATIDAMLSRLLEEQQL; encoded by the coding sequence ATGGGTAAGGTAACACTGGTCGGTGCAGGGCCGGGAGATCCGGGACTGCTCACCGTCAAGGGCAGACAGGCGATTTTGGACGCCGAAGTGGTGGTCTATGACCGGCTGGTAGGGCCGGAAATTCTCGCGCTGATGCCGGCGAACGCCGAAAAAATAGATGTCGGCAAAAAGAGCAATTGTCATCCGGTGCCGCAGTGGCGCATCAATGAGATTTTGCTGGAAAAGGCACAGGAGGGCAAAAACGTCGTGCGCCTCAAGGGCGGCGACTGCTTTTTGTTCGGCCGCGGCGGCGAAGAACTGGAGCTGCTCGAGCAGCACAACATTCCGTTTGAGGTCGTGCCCGGCGTGACCAGCGCGCTGTCCGTACCGGCATACGCGGGTATTCCGGTGACGCATCGGGATTTCACCTCGTCCGTGCACATCATCACCGGACACGCCAAGCAAAATGGTCAGCTCAATCTGGATTTTGAAGCGCTTGTGCGCCATCGCGGCACGCTGGTGTTTTTGATGAGTGTCAGCAGCACGCCAATGATTTTGTCCGGTCTGATGCAGGCGGGCATGGCGGAGGATATGCCCGCGGCGATGATTGAGCGCGGCACGCTGCCCACACAGCGCAAGCTGGTGGCAACCGTCGGCACGCTGTCCCGCCGTATGCAGGAGGAACACATCACCAGTCCGGCGATTTTGGTTGTCGGCGCGGTGTGTGCGCTGTCGGATTCGTTTGACTGGTTCAGCCGCACGCCGCTGCACGGCATCACGGTTGCCGTCACCCGCCCGAAAAACCGCGCGGGCACGCTGACCGATAAGCTGCGCGCGCTCGGCGCTCACGTGATTTCCTATCCGTGCATTGAGACCAAGACCATCTGGCCGAATATGCCGGTGGTCGAAGCGCTCGCGTCCATTGACCAGTACAGCTGGCTCGTGCTCACCAGCCCGACCGGCGTGGAGACACTGATTCAGCTGCTGGATGCGGCGGATATGGATATGCGCAATCTCGCGCACATGAAGCTCGCGGTTATCGGTTCGGCAACCGCGAAAGCGCTCAAGGCGCACGGTCTGCGCGCGGACTATATACCGGCGATTTACGATTCCGTGCATCTCGCGGAGGGACTGGTGCGTCTGGTCGGAGAGGGAGACCGCGTGCTGCTGCTGCGCGCTGCGCAGGGCTCTGCGGAGCTGCCGATGCAGCTGGGAGAGGCGTGCATCCCGTTTGACGATGTGCCGATTTATGAGACACTGTATTACAATGAAAACAGTGCGGACATGGCACAGGCTCTGTCCGCAGGAGAAATAGATTATGTCACGTTCACCAGTGCGTCCACGGTCAGGGGCTTTGTCAGCAGCCTGCCGGAGGGAACCGATGTTTCCGGTTTCCGCGCGCTGTGCATCGGAGCGATGACCGAACAGGCGGCAAAATCCGCCGGTATGCAAACCATCACAGCAACCAGCGCCACCATTGACGCCATGCTGTCTCGACTTTTGGAGGAACAACAACTATGA
- the rsmA gene encoding 16S rRNA (adenine(1518)-N(6)/adenine(1519)-N(6))-dimethyltransferase RsmA — MDLCNIDTIRAVLGRHGFRFSKSLGQNFLTEAWVPARIAESCGVDETSCALEVGPGMGCLTEQLSKRAGQVCSIELDRALFPVLEETLADCHNVEIVQGDVLKCDLAGICREKFGGKPVYACANLPYYITTPAITAMLESKAFSAITVMVQKEVAQRICACAGSSDYSAFSIYIAYYAQAEILFDVPRDCFVPQPKVDSAVVRLIPRSEPPVQVSNEKLLFTLIKAAFGQRRKTLANALGGVLGASLGKAGIVQLITDCGFDARIRGEKLSLEDFAVLTQLADQRMQQA, encoded by the coding sequence ATGGATCTTTGTAATATTGACACAATACGCGCCGTGCTGGGACGGCACGGCTTCCGATTTTCCAAATCGCTCGGACAGAACTTTTTGACAGAGGCGTGGGTTCCGGCGCGCATTGCGGAGAGCTGCGGCGTGGACGAGACGAGCTGTGCGCTGGAGGTAGGCCCGGGCATGGGCTGCCTGACCGAGCAGCTGTCCAAGCGGGCGGGTCAGGTGTGCTCGATTGAGCTGGACCGCGCCCTGTTTCCGGTGCTGGAAGAGACGCTGGCGGACTGTCACAACGTGGAAATTGTGCAGGGCGATGTGCTCAAGTGCGATTTGGCGGGCATCTGCCGCGAAAAGTTCGGCGGCAAGCCGGTGTATGCGTGCGCCAATCTGCCGTATTATATCACGACGCCCGCCATCACCGCGATGCTGGAATCCAAGGCGTTTTCTGCGATTACCGTCATGGTGCAGAAGGAGGTTGCACAGCGCATTTGTGCATGCGCGGGCAGCTCGGACTACAGCGCATTTTCCATTTATATCGCCTACTACGCGCAGGCGGAGATTTTGTTCGACGTGCCGCGCGACTGCTTTGTGCCGCAGCCGAAGGTGGACTCTGCAGTTGTCCGCCTGATTCCGCGCAGCGAACCGCCGGTACAGGTGAGCAACGAAAAGCTGCTGTTTACGCTGATTAAGGCGGCATTTGGACAGCGGCGCAAGACGCTCGCCAATGCACTCGGCGGCGTGCTGGGCGCCTCGCTGGGCAAGGCGGGCATTGTGCAGCTCATTACCGACTGCGGCTTTGATGCCCGCATTCGCGGCGAAAAGCTGAGTCTGGAGGACTTTGCGGTGCTGACACAGCTGGCAGACCAGCGCATGCAGCAGGCATGA